From a region of the Nonlabens sp. Hel1_33_55 genome:
- a CDS encoding DUF4442 domain-containing protein codes for MITPAKINAFTFLKLPSCWWCGVRVQEITPEQCVVTVKHRWFNQNPFNSMYFAVQAMAAELSTGALVMSYIKESDARVSMLVANNEATFTKKATGKITFTCTDGLAIKEAIEKTVTTGQGQTVWMEATGINQDGIQVSKFRFEWTVKRKG; via the coding sequence ATGATCACACCAGCAAAAATCAATGCGTTTACTTTCTTAAAGTTACCCAGCTGTTGGTGGTGTGGTGTTCGCGTTCAAGAAATCACTCCTGAACAATGTGTGGTAACTGTGAAACATCGTTGGTTCAATCAGAATCCATTCAACAGTATGTACTTTGCCGTACAAGCTATGGCTGCAGAACTTTCTACAGGTGCGTTAGTCATGTCTTACATAAAAGAGTCTGATGCCAGAGTAAGCATGCTTGTTGCTAATAACGAGGCCACTTTTACTAAAAAAGCCACTGGCAAAATCACGTTCACTTGCACAGATGGTCTTGCTATTAAAGAGGCGATAGAGAAAACCGTTACTACTGGTCAAGGTCAAACCGTCTGGATGGAAGCGACCGGCATTAATCAAGATGGCATTCAAGTGAGCAAGTTCAGATTTGAGTGGACCGTGAAACGCAAAGGTTAA
- a CDS encoding DUF4870 domain-containing protein, translating to MEKQQQNNHNNIAMGIHLATFGKWIFPLGNFILPILLWMVNSKKSDFIDRHGKQAINFQLSITLWTVILAFIGGGVIIGSMISGGPDLWEAMDGPRFPFANDLGIFSTIVASGVICGTLILALGIVDLVCTIKAAIKAHDGLDYRYPLTINFIPDTPVKETPNTN from the coding sequence ATGGAAAAACAACAACAAAACAACCACAATAATATCGCGATGGGAATCCATCTGGCGACATTTGGAAAATGGATTTTCCCACTCGGGAATTTCATCTTGCCCATTCTCTTATGGATGGTCAATTCCAAAAAATCTGATTTTATAGACAGGCATGGTAAGCAAGCCATCAACTTCCAGTTAAGTATCACGCTATGGACGGTTATTCTCGCCTTTATTGGTGGTGGCGTCATCATAGGAAGTATGATTTCTGGAGGTCCAGATTTATGGGAAGCGATGGACGGTCCTAGGTTTCCGTTTGCTAATGATTTAGGGATCTTTTCCACCATTGTTGCCAGCGGTGTGATTTGCGGTACGCTCATACTGGCTTTAGGTATTGTGGATCTGGTCTGTACGATCAAGGCTGCGATTAAAGCACATGATGGACTGGACTACCGCTACCCGTTAACGATCAATTTTATTCCTGACACACCTGTGAAGGAAACACCTAATACGAACTAA
- a CDS encoding PadR family transcriptional regulator: MKIENTKAQMRKGVLEYCILSILKEEDAYVAEILETLKDAKLLVVEGTIYPLLTRLKNAGLLNYRWEESTGGPPRKYYGLTETGKIFLTELSSTWDDLKNAVNIVTKPKTTKS, from the coding sequence ATGAAGATAGAAAACACAAAAGCGCAAATGCGCAAAGGCGTACTGGAGTACTGCATTCTATCGATCCTTAAGGAAGAAGATGCGTATGTCGCAGAGATCCTTGAGACGCTCAAAGATGCAAAACTCCTAGTTGTGGAAGGTACGATCTACCCATTACTAACGCGATTGAAGAATGCAGGACTACTCAACTACCGTTGGGAAGAAAGTACTGGTGGACCACCACGTAAGTACTATGGCCTGACAGAAACGGGAAAAATCTTCCTGACTGAACTCTCCAGCACTTGGGACGACCTCAAGAATGCCGTCAATATTGTTACCAAACCTAAAACCACGAAATCATGA